From the Gemmatimonadota bacterium genome, the window CACCGGACGTTGGCACAGGATTCGACGCACACCGTGGCCAGGTACAATATGGCGCTGGTCTATTCCAGGACGGGGCGATACGACGAGGCGTTCGGACTGCTGGCGGACAACCCCGTTCTGGACCGGCGGCTCGAGAGCGCACTGGAAGGCAGTACCGTAAGCGCCGTGGACCGGTCGAGGACCCAGAGCATCGCGGCTTACCGCGCCAGGTTCGGGAGGATGGGCGGACCCCCGTCTCCCGGCAGCCGGCAGGGACGCCGGCCGCCGCCCTATGTCCATGTGAGGGGGCTGACCTATTACGAACAGGGCGCGTACGCGGAGGCGATGCAGGCCTTCGAACAGGCTCTGGCCGAGGATCCCGGGCTTGCGGAGGCGCATCTGTACATCGGAAACATCTTTGCACTGCAGGACCGCCAGGTGGAAGCGGTCGAAGCCTATGAAACGGCGATCGCCGTCGACGGGCAGTTCTTCGAAGCCTACAACAACCTGGGTACCATGTATGCCAACATGGACCGGACCGAAGATGCCATGGACGCCTACGGGAAGGCGCTCGCGTTGAACGACCGTTTCTACGACGCCCGTACCAACCTCGGGCTGCTGTACGCGGAGGCGGGCAGACTGGACGAAGCGGTCGAGGAGTTCAAGAAGGTCATCCGCGCCGAAGTAGGCATCGCCGAGGTCCACAACAACCTCGGCATCGTGTATCTCAGGCAGGGGAAGAATGAAGAGGCCAGCGAACAGTTCAAAAGGGCTATCGAGCTTCGCGGCGATTTCCCGGAAGCCTACAACAACCTGGCGCTCTCCTACAGCCGGGACGCCGGCCTGGACGACGTGATCGAGACCTGGCACGGACTCGCGGCCGGATGGGCAGGCCGCGATACCTCGAACCGCGCTGGCTTCGACCGGATGCCGCTCCGGCGGGTGGCCGCCCGTTCCTCCGCCGTTGGGGGGGAAGCGCGGTCGGCGTACCGGGACGGGGTCGAAGCCGCCTTCGGTTACGATCTAGAAACCGCGCTTTCACACTTCCGGGAAGCCCTTGCGGCACGGCCTGGGTGGAATGCCGCGCAGCTGGCCGTGGCCGCCGTATTGCTGGCCCAGGGGAAGTGGGAGGATGCGGCGACATCGGTCGAGCAGGCGATTGACCTGGAGGCCGCGGACCCGCTGCCCAACGCCATCCTGGCCATCGCAAGGGTTTCCGGCGGCGATTTCGAGTCTGCACTCGAAGCATGGGGGGATGCGGTACGCCTGTCCGGTGAGCAGGACGGCTCCGCCCCGTTCGAGGCGCTGACGGCGATGCGTGCGAGGACGGAAGCCGCGGACCGGGTGTTGCGCGCCCTGGACCAGGCTGTGTCGCTGCGACCGCGGTTTACGACCGCGCATTTCAATATTGGTCTTGTCAATGATATGCTCCATCGCTACCATCAGGCCATACAAAGCTACCGGGAAGTCGTCCGTTTCGCTCCGGAGCTGGGCGCCGGGCATTTCCGCCTGGGTATCGCGTACTTCCGGATAGGCGATTTCGAGAACGCCCGGGATTCGCTGCGTGCGTACATTCGACTCTCCCAGGACCCCATGCTTCTTCCCCAGGTGGAGACTTTTCTGAACAGATCGGGATAACCGGCGTGGCCGTATGCCCGGAAGAGAAACCTTCACGCCAATGACGGAAAAAACGCTCGAACAGGTCGTCGGGGAGAGACCGTTCCCCGAGTATGCTGCCTGGTGGCCGGTAGGGAGCGCATTCACCGCGTTCATGTCCGATGCCATCGTCGGCGAGTGGAAGGCGCTGGAACCCGACAGCGGTGCGCTGAACGACGTCCGGGAAGATGCCGAAAAGTACATCCGGACGGTTTACGGCAGGCCGGCCAGGCAGGAGTTGGTGGAAGCCTTCGTTCACCGGGACGGTGATTCGGCGCTGCAGTCGGGCGAATTCGACGCCCTTTCCTATGCCTTCTACAGATCCGCGTTCCGGCACATCGAAAGGCATACGGACCGCTTCTATGAGGGACTGGAAAGGGAACGCCGGCTGTTCACCATCCGGGTGGGCAAGCTGTTCTTCGACCGCCTGAATCGCCACCTCGCGCTGGACCTGCCCGATGGCCTGAACACGCCGGGGCAGCTCGAAAGGTTGTCCGCCGCCATCGACCGCGTCGGCCGTTTCCTGCACGACCAGGGATATCTCCGCAGTCATTTCGCCTTCAGATTCGACGTGGACATCGAGCAGGGAGCATCTCGAACCATCCAGCATGCCGGTGAAGTCGTCTCCCGTCTGAGGGAGGGTCGACTGGCTTACGCGCTGTACGAGATGGGCTATCCCGTCATCCTCCCCTCCGCGGTTTATCTCTACCACACGATCGGGGAAGCGCAGCATCATTCTTCCCGGACCATCGAGAACCTGTTCGGGGAAGTGGGGTACGACGCGAGGGAGACGGACGACTTCGATCCCATCGGTTATCCATCGGACATGGTGGTGGAACTCTGGGAGATCCGCAGCCTGTAGAGCCGATCGGTCGACGCGATCCGGGCGGCCCCGCACAGGGAGTACCAGTACCATGAAAACCACAAGTCCCGCCGCGCTGGTGGATGTCCGCCGGTACCCGTTGGAAGACCTTGGCAGCCGCGACGGCCAGGCATTCCTCGAGTCCTGCCGATCCGAGCTCGAGGAGAAATCCATTTGTGTACTCGAAGGGTTCTTGAATTCGCGTACGGTGGCCGGCATGGTGCGGGAGACCAGCGCCTTGATCCCGCTCGGTTACTACTACGACCGGCCGCGCACCAGTTACGAAGGAAACGACAACGTCGACCGGACCTGGCCCGCCGGCCATCCCCGGACCGTCGAGCATGTCAATCGATACCGCCAGGTCCTCAACTACCAGATCCCCAACGACAGTCTCGTGCGCAGCGTGTTCCACTGGCCGGCCCTGACCGAATTCGTGCGGAGTGTGCTCGGTTTCGACACCCTGTATACGAGCGCCTGTCCCCATCTCGCCCTGACGTTGCAGATCGCGCACGAGGGAGACAGCAACGGGTGGCACTTCGATTCCAATAACGGCAATATCACGCTGCTGATCCAGGCGCCCGATGCCGGCGGGGTATTCGAATACGTACCGGACCTCAGAGCGGACCACGACGAGCACTACGACGACGTGCGCGCCGTCTTCGAAGCGCCGGGGAAACGCGTTCGCCGCACGGACATCCGGCCGGGGACGCTGGTGCTGTTCAACGGCAAGTACGCCCTGCACCGGGTGTCACCGGTCGGTCAGACGAAACGGCCCCGGATCATCGCGATCTTCAGCTACGACAAGCGTCCGGACCAGCTATTCTCCCGGGACTATATCGAGATGGTACGCGGCTTCAGGCAGGACGCGCCCACGGGCTGAGCCCGCGTCCGGCAAGCGTAACGCTCGTCTGGTCGCGCAAGACCTAAAGACCGGAGCGCCTGGCCATGGTTTCCATAGAACCCTACGTGGTCGCCTTTTCCGACCTGGCCTGGTCCTACGTATTCTACCTGGTCATCGGCGGCGGTGCCCTCCTGCTGCTCTACAGCCGCTTCATGCCGTTCCGGTATTTGAAGCACGCCATCGACCTGGTACGCGGCAAGTACGATAATCCCGACGACCCCGGCGACGTCTCCCATTTCAAGGCGCTGGTCGCCGCCCTCTCCGCCACGATCGGCATGGGGAACATATCCGGCGTGGCCATCGCCATCACCACGGGCGGCCCCGGGGCGATCTTCTGGATGTGGGTCAGCGCCTTCGTAGGTATGACGACCAAGTTCTTCACCTGCTCGCTGGCCGTCATGTACCGTGGGCGGGATACCGCGGGCCGCATCCAGGGCGGGCCGATGTACGTGATTTCCGAAGGCCTGGGGGGCATCTGGAAACCGCTGGCCGTCCTCTTCGCCGTCGCCGGCGTCATCGGCTGTCTCCCGCTCCTGCAGCCCAACCAACTGATTCAGATCGTCCGGGACGTCGTTTTTTCGCCGTATCTGTCCTTCGAAGGCGGTCACTTCCGGTTCGATCTCGTCGCCGGCCTGATCCTGTCCGGTCTTGTGGCCACTGTGATTTTCGGCGGGATCACCCGCATTGCCGAAGTCGCCTCCCGCGCCGTGCCGGCCATGGTGGTCCTGTACATGGTCGCGACGCTTTGGATCATCCTGTACAACGTGGAGGAGGTTCCAGGATACCTCGCACGAATCGTTACGGATGCCTTCACCGGTGCGGCGGTGGCGGGTGGGGTAGTCGGCACGACCATCGTCACGGGGGTCAGGCGCGCGGCCTTTTCCAACGAGGCCGGCATCGGCACGGAAGCGTTGGCTCACGGCGCCGCGAAGACCGGAGAGCCGGTTCGGGAAGGCCTGGTCGCCATGATGGGCCCCGTTATCGATACGATGATCGTCTGTACGTGCACGGCCCTCGTGATCCTCATGACGGGCGTCTGGCAGACGACCGCGGACAACGGGGTGACGCTGACTGCAAGCGCTTTCGAAGCGGCCATGCCCGGTTACGGTGCTTACGTCCTGACCGTGTGCGTCTTCTTTTTCGCCGTAACCACGCTGTTGACCTACTCCTACTACGGCGCCAAGTGCCTGAGCTTTCTGATCGGCGCCGGGTATGCAAAATACTACAACGCGGCCTACGTGGTATTCGTCGTAGTCGCATCCGTCGCTTCGATCGACGCGGTGATCAGTTTCGCCGATGGACTGTTTGCCCTCATGGCGATTCCTACCATGACTTCCGCCTTGCGGCTCGCGCCACGGGTAATGAAGGCGTTTCGGAAGTACAACCCTTCCGCATCTACTGGTGGAACCCCGATCGGCCGGCCTTCTCCGGCATAATGATGTGCATCCGGAAAATGCCGGATTTGGTCAAACCCGCCTGATGGTCGGTTTACTAAAAAAACCAAACAATTTGTATTTACAACTTCACCTGATTACGACATATTGTAGTTACTACCTGTATCCCACGCCAATTCACTCTCACAAATAGGAGGAGGAATACTATCGATTCCACCATCTAATCGTAAGGAGAATCGTCATGAGACACCGCAAGTACCTTTCCTGGTTGGCCATTGGGCTGTTCGCCCTGGTTTCGACCGACGCCATGGCCCAGCAGGAAGAGGAATTGGAAGGCGTCGATTTCGTCGCTGAAGAAGTGACCGTAACCGGTTCCCGCATCAGGGGCGAAGCCGCAGAATCCACCGCCCCCGTTGTCATCCTTGCCAAGACCGAGATTCAGGAAAAGGGGCTCGCGTCCATCGGCGACGTGCTCCAGACCCTCACCGTCCAATCCAATGCCATCAATACCCAGGCCAATAACGGCGGCGACGGATCCACCCGGATCAGCCTCCGCGGACTGGGTGCCGGTCGAACACTTGTTCTGGTCAACGGCCGCCGTTTCGTGCCGGGCGGTACCGGGGCGAACTCGTCCGTCGACCTGAATTCCATTCCGGCATCCGTCATAGAACGGATCGAGGTGCTCAAGGACGGCGCTTCGGCCGTGTACGGTTCCGATGCCGTCGGTGGTGTAGTTAACGTGATCACGCGGTCCGACCTGGAAGGCGTGGAGTTCGAGTACTACCAGGGTGTCTCGGGCGCGGGCGACGGTGACGTGATCGACGCCAGTTTAACCGCCGGTCTGCGAAGCGGCCGGGGCAGCATCCTGTTCTCCGCGGGATACCACAACCGCAAGCCCGTCTGGACCGGCGATCGCGATTTCAGTAATGCGGACAAGGCCTACGACTGGGAGGCGAACGACGGTACCTTCGCGACGAACGGCAGTTCGGCCACACCTGAAGGAACGATCATCGACCGGCTGGGGGCGGAAGGCAACGCGGCCTGGCAGTCGATCGTACAAAGAGCCGGCGAGGACGCCGGGGTCTACTTTAACGCCCCATCGGGCGGATGGCGACCCATGAATTTCGGCGGTAACTCGGACGATGGCTCCGGCGACCTGTACAATTACCAGCCCGCGAATTACCTGTATACACCGCAGACCCGGTATTCCGCGTTCCTCAGCGGGAACTACCTGTTCAACGACTACCTGACCGGATTCTTCGAGGTGTCCTATACCAACCGGCAGTCGGACCAGAAGCTGGCGCCGACCCCGCTGTTTATATTCTTCGAAGATGATGTCTCGGTGTCGGCCGAGAACCAGTACAACGAATACGGACGCGACTTTCTCGACGTGCGCCGGCGCTTCGTCGAGGCGAGCAACCGCAATTTTCTGCAGGACCTGGACACCTACCGGATCGTCCTCGGAATGGAACATGAGTTCCAGGGATTTTCCGGGGACCTGGCCTTCTCTTACGGCCGTACCAGCGGAACCAACGTCAACGAAGGCCGGTTCATCCTGAGCAATGTAAGAAGGGCGCTGGGACCCG encodes:
- a CDS encoding tetratricopeptide repeat protein; this translates as MIAFRKIFCLGAAAVCLQWASSGCAGAGAPRTISDDADSASVKATGLALMNEGDYEGAIAYYRRALALDLTDSEAFGNLSVAFYYLGRYDEALREALQAVVLSPDEINWRLNLGAIYTRKGNQEGAARAYGAAVGIARGLPEESRYQLRNALMGLGRSSELSGAYDQALDAYEEALVFAPDDVALLTGVGNIYFRQGRLEEAEAAYHRTLAQDSTHTVARYNMALVYSRTGRYDEAFGLLADNPVLDRRLESALEGSTVSAVDRSRTQSIAAYRARFGRMGGPPSPGSRQGRRPPPYVHVRGLTYYEQGAYAEAMQAFEQALAEDPGLAEAHLYIGNIFALQDRQVEAVEAYETAIAVDGQFFEAYNNLGTMYANMDRTEDAMDAYGKALALNDRFYDARTNLGLLYAEAGRLDEAVEEFKKVIRAEVGIAEVHNNLGIVYLRQGKNEEASEQFKRAIELRGDFPEAYNNLALSYSRDAGLDDVIETWHGLAAGWAGRDTSNRAGFDRMPLRRVAARSSAVGGEARSAYRDGVEAAFGYDLETALSHFREALAARPGWNAAQLAVAAVLLAQGKWEDAATSVEQAIDLEAADPLPNAILAIARVSGGDFESALEAWGDAVRLSGEQDGSAPFEALTAMRARTEAADRVLRALDQAVSLRPRFTTAHFNIGLVNDMLHRYHQAIQSYREVVRFAPELGAGHFRLGIAYFRIGDFENARDSLRAYIRLSQDPMLLPQVETFLNRSG
- a CDS encoding amino acid carrier protein, which gives rise to MVSIEPYVVAFSDLAWSYVFYLVIGGGALLLLYSRFMPFRYLKHAIDLVRGKYDNPDDPGDVSHFKALVAALSATIGMGNISGVAIAITTGGPGAIFWMWVSAFVGMTTKFFTCSLAVMYRGRDTAGRIQGGPMYVISEGLGGIWKPLAVLFAVAGVIGCLPLLQPNQLIQIVRDVVFSPYLSFEGGHFRFDLVAGLILSGLVATVIFGGITRIAEVASRAVPAMVVLYMVATLWIILYNVEEVPGYLARIVTDAFTGAAVAGGVVGTTIVTGVRRAAFSNEAGIGTEALAHGAAKTGEPVREGLVAMMGPVIDTMIVCTCTALVILMTGVWQTTADNGVTLTASAFEAAMPGYGAYVLTVCVFFFAVTTLLTYSYYGAKCLSFLIGAGYAKYYNAAYVVFVVVASVASIDAVISFADGLFALMAIPTMTSALRLAPRVMKAFRKYNPSASTGGTPIGRPSPA